In Cololabis saira isolate AMF1-May2022 chromosome 1, fColSai1.1, whole genome shotgun sequence, the following proteins share a genomic window:
- the enam gene encoding enamelin isoform X1: MKLFVFLTSLLVTTFAAPAPGSESGEVAAHANEALRLMEMYRMYQQQGLFGNPFLPAADAPADPAAVATLAAQPAPAAAGENSDEEAEEGNAGPKIPVLGAPAAAPLNSDEEEEAGEVEAAEAEPAAEPEPAAEPEPAAEPAAADPAAADPAADLAAADPAVVDVAVVDVAVDAAPVDVVVDMAPVDVVPVDILPADPEFGVDVPVAADVLAADFPAADVTVVAAETDLAGLEIAHL; the protein is encoded by the exons ATGAAACTGTTTGTGTTCTTGACGAGCCTGCTGGTCACGACCTTTGCCGCCCCT GCACCAGGCAGTGAAAGTGGTGAG GTTGCAGCACATGCTAATGAGGCCCTGAGGTTGATGGAGATGTACAGGATGTACCAGCAGCAG GGACTTTTTGGGAACCCCTTCCTTCCTGCGGCTGATGCTCCT GCTGATCCAGCAGCTGTTGCAACA CTGGCAGCGCAGCCAGCTCCCGCTGCTGCAGGAGAAAACTCAGACGAGGAGGCGGAG GAGGGGAACGCTGGTCCCAAAATTCCAGTTCTAGGTGCTCCGGCGGCAGCCCCATTGAACtctgatgaggaagaggaggctggAGAGGTGGAGGCAGCTGAGGCTGAGCCTGCAGCTGAGCCTGAGCCTGCAGCTGAGCCTGAGCCTGCAGCTGAGCCTGCAGCAGCTGACCCTGCAGCAGCTGACCCTGCAGCAGACCTTGCAGCAGCAGACCCTGCTGTGGTTGACGTCGCTGTGGTTGACGTCGCTGTGGACGCTGCACCGGTTGATGTTGTTGTGGATATGGCTCCCGTTGATGTTGTTCCCGTTGACATCCTACCTGCAGACCCTGAATTCGGAGTGGATGTCCCGGTTGCAGCTGATGTCCTAGCTGCTGATTTCCCAGCTGCTGATGTCACAGTTGTGGCTGCAGAAACTGACCTGGCAGGATTAGAAATTGCTCATCTGTAG
- the enam gene encoding enamelin isoform X2 — MKLFVFLTSLLVTTFAAPAPGSESGEVAAHANEALRLMEMYRMYQQQGLFGNPFLPAADAPADPAAVATLAAQPAPAAAGENSDEEAEGNAGPKIPVLGAPAAAPLNSDEEEEAGEVEAAEAEPAAEPEPAAEPEPAAEPAAADPAAADPAADLAAADPAVVDVAVVDVAVDAAPVDVVVDMAPVDVVPVDILPADPEFGVDVPVAADVLAADFPAADVTVVAAETDLAGLEIAHL; from the exons ATGAAACTGTTTGTGTTCTTGACGAGCCTGCTGGTCACGACCTTTGCCGCCCCT GCACCAGGCAGTGAAAGTGGTGAG GTTGCAGCACATGCTAATGAGGCCCTGAGGTTGATGGAGATGTACAGGATGTACCAGCAGCAG GGACTTTTTGGGAACCCCTTCCTTCCTGCGGCTGATGCTCCT GCTGATCCAGCAGCTGTTGCAACA CTGGCAGCGCAGCCAGCTCCCGCTGCTGCAGGAGAAAACTCAGACGAGGAGGCGGAG GGGAACGCTGGTCCCAAAATTCCAGTTCTAGGTGCTCCGGCGGCAGCCCCATTGAACtctgatgaggaagaggaggctggAGAGGTGGAGGCAGCTGAGGCTGAGCCTGCAGCTGAGCCTGAGCCTGCAGCTGAGCCTGAGCCTGCAGCTGAGCCTGCAGCAGCTGACCCTGCAGCAGCTGACCCTGCAGCAGACCTTGCAGCAGCAGACCCTGCTGTGGTTGACGTCGCTGTGGTTGACGTCGCTGTGGACGCTGCACCGGTTGATGTTGTTGTGGATATGGCTCCCGTTGATGTTGTTCCCGTTGACATCCTACCTGCAGACCCTGAATTCGGAGTGGATGTCCCGGTTGCAGCTGATGTCCTAGCTGCTGATTTCCCAGCTGCTGATGTCACAGTTGTGGCTGCAGAAACTGACCTGGCAGGATTAGAAATTGCTCATCTGTAG
- the cnga1a gene encoding cyclic nucleotide gated channel subunit alpha 1a yields MTTSTTSPHLMLTAHLEQGLTTDSEDQSDDDLGEPQSDLRHLANMNNNNNNEEEEKEKKKKEKKEKKEKKKKEKEENETKEKEEKENEEKEKKEKEEKEKEEKEKKEKEEKEKKEKEEKEKKEKEKNKPKELFVINPAGNLYYNWLFVITIPVMYNWTMIIARASFEELQHRYLLYWMTMDYISDVVYVADMFFRTRTGYLEQGLMIKDKKLLLDRYVNSFQFRLDFISMLPTDFLYFVVGLDYPEIRINKLLRIGRLMEFFTRTETKTNYPNLFRIGNLIMYILIIIHWNACMFFSFSKAIGFGADDWVYPSLEDPDEPDFGLLGRKYSFSLYWSTLTLTTIGETPPPALDSEFLFHVMDFLVGVLIFATIVGNIATMISNMNAAQAQFQSRIDNIKQYMQARKVSEDLELRVIKWFDYLWNNGKAQDEREVLRYLPDKLRAEIAIQVHMETLKKVRIFADCEAGLLIELVLKLRPQVYSPGDYICKKGDIGREMYIIKDGQLAVVADDGVTQFVVLGSGSYFGEISILQIKGSKAGNRRTANIRSIGYSDLFCLSKDDLMESLLEYPDAKGMLEEKGRQILMKDGLIDLDPANIKPEAKELEDKVNKLYGTMDLMQNKLKKILGKYKITGKALRHRIADLERMTGEEVEEEEEEEEVKKEVIVEEEEKGEDEKAEGDEGEKEEGDKDEEPAKEEEKAEEEEKEKADEGKEED; encoded by the exons ATGACCACTTCCACCACGAGTCCCCACCTCATGCTGACGGCTCACCTGGAGCAAGGACTGACCACAGACAGTGAAGATCAAAGTGACGATGACTT AGGCGAACCTCAATCAGATCTTCGACATCTGGCCAACAtgaataacaacaataacaatgaAGA agaggaaaaggaaaaaaagaagaaagagaagaaagagaaaaaaga aaaaaagaagaaggagaaagaagaaaatgaaacaaaggaaaaagaggagaaggaaaatgaggagaaggaaaagaaggagaaagaggagaaggaaaaggaggagaaggaaaagaaggagaaggaggagaaggaaaagaaggagaaggaggagaaagaaaagaaggaaaaggaaaaaaacaa GCCCAAAGAACTATTTGTTATTAATCCTGCTGGGAATTTGTATTACAACTGGCTGTTCGTCATCACAATACCAGTCATGTACAACTGGACCATGATCATAGCCAG GGCTTCTTTTGAGGAGCTGCAGCACAGATACTTACTCTACTGGATGACTATGGACTACATTTCTGACGTTGTTTACGTGGCTGATATGTTCTTCAGGACCAGAACAG GCTACCTTGAACAAGGCCTGATGATAAAGGATAAGAAACTCCTCCTCGATCGCTACGTCAACAGCTTCCAGTTTCGCCTTGATTTTATTTCCATGCTGCCAACAGACTTCCTATACTTTGTAGTTGGTCTTGACTACCCTGAGATTCGCATCAACAAACTCCTCAGAATTGGCCGATTGATGGAGTTCTTCACAAGAACTGAAACTAAAACCAACTATCCCAACCTCTTTCGCATTGGAAACCTAATTATGTACATCCTCATTATCATCCACTGGAATGCCTgtatgtttttctctttttccaaagCTATTGGCTTTGGGGCTGATGACTGGGTCTACCCCTCTCTGGAAGATCCCGATGAGCCTGATTTTGGGCTGCTTGGGAGGAAGTATTCTTTTAGCCTCTACTGGTCCACACTGACCCTGACCACCATCGGAGAAaccccaccaccagctctggaTTCAGAATTTCTCTTCCATGTAATGGACTTCTTAGTTGGAGTCTTGATCTTTGCTACCATTGTTGGAAACATTGCAACCATGATCTCCAATATGAATGCTGCCCAAGCTCAGTTTCAGTCTCGCATTGATAACATCAAGCAATACATGCAG GCTCGAAAGGTCAGCGAGGATCTCGAGCTGCGAGTCATCAAGTGGTTTGACTACCTGTGGAATAACGGCAAGGCTCAAGATGAACGAGAGGTGCTCAGGTATCTCCCGGACAAGTTAAGAGCAGAAATAGCCATCCAAGTCCACATGGAAACcttgaaaaaagtcagaattttcgCGGACTGCGAGGCAGGCCTGCTGATTGAGTTAGTGCTCAAACTCCGGCCACAAGTCTACAGCCCCGGAGACTACATCTGCAAGAAGGGCGACATTGGCCGTGAGATGTATATTATCAAAGATGGACAACTTGCAGTTGTAGCTGATGATGGTGTCACACAGTTTGTTGTGTTGGGAAGTGGCAGCTACTTCGGGGAGATCAGTATCCTACAAATCAAAGGCAGCAAAGCAGGCAACAGGCGGACGGCCAACATTCGCAGCATTGGATACTCAGACCTCTTCTGCTTGTCCAAAGATGACTTAATGGAATCACTGTTGGAGTATCCGGATGCCAAAGGCATGCTGGAGGAGAAGGGACGGCAGATCCTAATGAAAGATGGTTTGATAGATTTGGACCCGGCCAACATCAAGCCTGAGGCCAAGGAGCTGGAAGATAAGGTCAACAAATTGTACGGCACAATGGACCTGATGCAGAATAAGCTCAAGAAGATTCTGGGAAAATACAAGATTACTGGGAAAGCTCTGAGACACCGCATTGCTGATCTGGAGCGCATGACTGGAGAGGAagtagaagaagaggaggaggaggaggaagtgaaAAAGGAAGTAATAgtggaagaagaagagaaaggaGAAGATGAAAAGGCAGAAGGAGATGAAGGGGAAAAGGAAGAAGGAGATAAGGATGAGGAGCCGGCGAAAGAGGAGGAGAAAgctgaagaggaagaaaaggaaaaagctgatgaagggaaggaggaagattga